The Chroicocephalus ridibundus chromosome 3, bChrRid1.1, whole genome shotgun sequence genome includes the window GGTTTGCTGTATCCTGCCATACAGCGTATGGCTTGCACTCCTGTAGGGCACTTCTGGTACTTCTGTAGGATACTGTGGGGTACACTTCTTCCAAGACTCATTCCATGCACGTGAAGAGGCTGATCTAGGCTAGGGGGCTCTTTCTTGCATCCTGATCCATTCCAGAATTCTCTCCTTGTCACTCTGTCCCAAAATTACTCCCAGCAAGGGCAATCTGATCATTGAATCTGAATTATCAACAGAGTCCTATTATAGTCCCGAGCAACACCAGTAAACTGGAAGTTTCCCTGCCCAAGAAACCTGTTGTAAATTCTCTAGATGAGGGCTGATAAACCAAGAATGGATCGGATCTGTCTTTTACCCTCCACCAGTTTCTTCAGCAACTCCATGTCTAGAATAGCAACAATCCTGCAAATGGCAAACCCACAATGAATGCTGCCAGCAAAGAAAGCTACATATGTGAAGGCTGAGAAGATACATGTATTAGACCAAGGGCATACCTATTTATATATTTGGAATACATTTCCAGTATAGAAATACCACTGCATTTTTCCAGAGAGATGTACAGTGCTAAAGCTTTTTATATCAGTATAATAAAATCACCATCCACAAgcaaggaaataataataaaaaaaccctacaatgaTGAGACTCCCTGGCACAGCTGTGTTTGTCTGGGATCATTCTGCTCTACAGCCCTGTCCAACTGAGCCAGAAGGCTCTAGCCTAGATGTGACCTAAGCGTATGTCCTGCAACTGGTGGTATGTTTTTGTAGCACATGCAGATATGCTTGAACTGGCTCTAATCTATCTAGCTCAGATAAGAATTGCTAGGAAGGTATGATATCATGGGTTTCGGTCTTGGCTAGCAAACCAGGTGCATACCTGAAACCAGGCTGGCTGGTAGACAGGGCACTGAAGTCACCATGTCACTCTCTCTGCCAGAACCACATACCATAGAGCTGCAAATCCCATAGTCCCACATCAATTGCAATGCAGATGTATTCTGAGAGATTTATTCCCAATGAAAGCTAAGAAATTGAGGTAGAGTTTAGTATATTCTTTTAAAAGAGGCTGGAAAGAGTACCGAAAGTGTAATTAAACTAGAGAGAGTTGGAGAGCTAATTAATCACACATTGACAAGATCTCTTTTGCtgaaacatttcacagaaaacattAGGAGTGCCTTAAGTAACTTCCTCAGGTACATGCTTTGCGAGTGAAGAATAAATTAGTAGAAAATTGGCTGGACACAAGGGAAACCTTGGAATGGAGTTGGAGGTTGGATCAAGCTCAACAAGCTGgcctttttctttagaaaagatgAATTAGCTATCGGTATACCCTAAAGATCATCTGCAGCATGACAGGAGTGAAAATGCTCTCGATGATGCTTTTTTCATAACCATGTGTCCAAAATTAGATATCTAAATAATAATTTGACTTTCAAAGATAGTCAGCATTCACCAGAAATCTTTGATTTCTTGCCAGGGAGGGACTGATCTCACTAACACTCGACTATTGCACTTGTATAAGCATATTCATTAAGTTCAAAGGAACTCGGTGGATGTACTCATGCTAGTGAACATCTTCACATACACGATGCTTGGAATATGTTCATGTCCAGTGTGGATTCAGAGCCAAAGTTCCTCAAATTTCACAAGGTTTATAACTTGGGttctggcttttatttcatttttgacgtaaagacatttctgaaaatctCTCCTTGCATGCAAGCCTGATTTTATTCCTTGGGCATCTGTTTAGTATAACTTCAAGAAATGAcactccttttaaaaataaaaaaaaaaacccacaaaatctcCTCTCGTTCTTTCATGTTGCTGTACTtggaaaagcctgaaaatatgCTGACAGTTCTCAAAGCAATTCTTCAGGAAAGCGCTAGAAACTGATATAAGCGTTCGTTTTGTAAAGACTGAGCCAGATAGATTCCCCTGCCAGttggactgtaaaaaaaaaaataaatcttctcgAAAATCCAGTCAAACTATCCATCATCCTTGGGCAAGCACACCTCTGAAGCAGTTGCAGTTGTGTCTCTGATAATGGCATAAAGCCCGTTGCGAGCCCTGGAAAGACTTTACACGCTCCCTCCACCAGATAGTGCTGTTTCTCCACAGAGCTATTGAGGACTCACAGGCCAGGGAAAGGTCAGGGGCTGACTCAAGGTAACAGACCGCCTGCAGCTTGCTCGTccctccctgccactgccacTGCCACTGCCACTCTGCGTGGAACAGGGGAGGCGCGGCCTGAGAGGGGTTTGCGGGAGTAAAACCGCGTGGTGGAAGGCTGCTGTCTGCAGACGGCTGCGTGCGGGTGTTGCCATCACTGCTATCCACGACCAGTTTGATGTGGTCGCTTTCCTAAAGTAAGAATACAAATAGATGCTGATGGAAATAGGCCGTGCTTTTATGGTCTCGCGGGGGTCTTTTTGTTACAGCTTTACAGGACACCCTAACCATGCAGTGGTCTGTCAAGTAATCAATCAGTCGGACAACACTGATTGCAATTGTTGAGAGGCAACACTGGTGAAAAATCAAAACACCAACGTGCAGACGCTCCCGCAGGTGAGCAGCGTACACCGGGAGCAACCCTGACACAAGCTACCTGCAGTTTGGTCTcagagggctgagcagagggacTTCTCCCAGAAAAAGTTACTTCTGTGGAGTAGATGGGTCTCCTTAACCAGTCCTGAGTCTGCCTGCCCTGTAGACCTTCAGTAtcctcctaaaaaaaataatacctaaaGCATAATAGCTACAGGGCATGGTTTAGTTTACTACTCTGAGGTAGCCTTTGTAACAGAGTACAGAAATGCACCCAGAGTGCTTCTCACTGCCTTGCGGCAGGAGAAATATTGCATGTGCAGTACCTTCCTCTCCTAACCCTCCCCTGAGAAATAGAAGGAATAGCATTTGCTCTTCAACGCTTACAGAACCAAATCCTTCCCAACCCACagcaagagaacagaaaaaaaaataaatcaagcaaacaaatattttaaaacctttcaggTGGAAAATGGTACTTAAAGTTGGAATGTTCCTTGCTGTCCGTTACTTAGAATTTTTGAGACCACTGAGCCATTTCTCGGATGAATTTTGCAGGAAGCATTGTAATGTCGCTCAATGTACCTGAGTTACTGGATTTTAAGAATATTGTTCTGGGGTCTTTTGGTAAGTTAATAACTGCTTAGTGTTAGAAGTTCAGTCTTGACATAAACATGCTTTCCcaaagtataagaaaaaaaaataaaaatgaaaacagtgcaAGGTATGGGTGTTTTCCTAAGCCGTGTAAGGCCTGAGCTGTCTGATCCTAAGTGAGCTTGTAAATCTTTACTCATGCAGGCAGTCTCCttaggaaaaattatttgtgaGACCCAACCTCAGCTTGTTTCAGCGCATGGAAAAGTGCAGATGGCTCAAATTAGATATCAGAGCCTAGCTATGCAGGCAGTAGATTGTATATGTGATTAGCCAAATATAAggtttatttatattatattgtatGCTGCATTAATACTGTCTGTATTTATTCAGACTTTTGTAATACGCGTGTGTGATCTCACAGAGATGCTAGGTCATTAAACTCACCATGGAGACTGTGTTTACTTAAATCTTACCTTGGGCATTTGGAATACATGCAGTTGCAggcctcttaaaaataaacagaaaaaattaaacaatgtaTCAGTTTGGCTTGTATGTTTTCCAATATCTAAGGAAATTGAGCATATTGTTTACATTACTGTTATCCAGAAACAGCACAAACACATCCAGAAGAAAGGTTTGATTATTGAGTTCCTTCTGACACACTAATGTAAGACCATATAGCTTAATATATAGTACTGTAAGTGCTAGGCTGTGaatgggggtgggaggaaaagatTCTCGTATTTCTAGCAGGGCCTGCAAGTACAGTCCTTTACAGAAATAACGCGATAGATGTATCACGGCTGCCGTGAGCCCAGAAAAGGCTGAATTGCAAAGGAAGACATTTCCTGTAATTGGCTCCATATCACAGCTTTGTATCAAAGGATTCTGCTTGGGGACTATCAAGATGATAATGAACATGGAGATTTTACTATACTTCTACTTTGACTAGTAGATTGAGTGGCAAGAGGCAGCAAAAAGTCTTTCTTCCTTTGACGCGAATGCTCTCTTGACCCTTAGGCTTCATTAGCTTCAGTATCTTCTATCTGGAAACTACTCTGGAAGCACAGACTGGAGCTATTTCATCAGCTCCAAATATAACACCTGCCTCCTGCGCCATTACCCGTAGAAATCCATAATCACCTGTTCTTTGCTCTCCAGTCAGGAAAATCAGGTCCAGATCAAGGACTGGGTGCTCATCTTTTATATCCTTACTCAACTGGATCCATGCAAttgagtttctcttttttttacatGGCCTGAGCCTTCGAAGAACCGCGGCCGCCCTCCTGGGTGCCACAGCTGGCCCTCTGTTCCTCCTGTGGAGTTACAGTGAATTCAAATCCCATCGAAGGGCAAAGTCCAGCCCTTTTCCAGTGACTTTCTCACAAAAGACTGGCAAAATCAGTAACTAAAAATAAATGAGGCAGTAGTGGTTTTCACCAAAGGAAACCATCTAGATCCTGAGTATGTTTGCTCcgaggagcaggaaagccaggCTACGCAGTTTCCCAGTTATTTAATACAGTATTGTGGTACCACGGTCATGAAAATGACTGAAATCTGACATGACATGCAGATAACGTTCAGTCACATAGTGAGAACACCCTTTTGCCCTTtcggaagaatttttttcccccatttcagTACCTTTGTCGGGCAGTGGCGGCCGGCGCCCCGCGGTGCCCTCCCTCAGCCGGGGCCAGCGGGGAGGCGCTGGGCAACGAGGGGCTGAGGTGGGGCGAGCTCTGACCGGCTCCTCCGGGCCAGGTGACCCGCAACAGACAAAGGGGCTGGCGGCCACCCACCGCCACGGGGTGACAGCCGTTCCAGAGGCGCTTTctgccaccccccctccccgggccgggccaAGCCAGGCCGCCTCTCCCGGCCGGGGGAAGGGCGGCCGCGGGCCGGTCGGGGCGGGCCCGGCGAGGCCGCTTCCCCTGGCGGCGGACGGCACTTCCCGGCGCTCGCACACCGCGGGGAAACTCTTCCTCcggtccggcccggcccggcccccgctgACGTAGCGGTGTCtctgccgccgcggcggcgggcgggcaggcgggggccgcgaggccgggggggggggtggcggttggcggcgcgggccggggctcggctctgtcaggcggcggggccggcgctcGGCGGGCTGGTTGCCCGTCGGGCGCAGCGGAGGGGTCCCGGGGGCGGCGCTGTCAGGCAGAGGAGAGCGGGAAGGGCCCTGTGGGAAGGggccttcccaccccccaccttctgtcgccgccgccgccaggcgCGCTGGAAGCGGCCGTGGCGGTTAACGGCAGCGCCGCGCGGCGGCCGGGGGCAGGACCTCGGTGATCGCGCACGTTAAcacggggcgggaggggggggggtttccACGCTCGGTTCAACACTTTATCCTgcgaagaagaggaggaggaggaggaggaaggggagggaggaggaaggcaggcaggcaggcagaggccCCCCGCGGAGGAGCGGCGGCCCGCGGGAGCAGCGGCCCCGGCGGTTTCCCAGCCGGTGGCGGCGGCCGCGTTGCTCCCCCGAGAGGCAAAACTTTCtacacacactctcacacacacacactcacacccccGCAGGGCCGGGGCTGCCTCCGCACACTcgcaccacacacacacactgacgTCTTTTGCGCATTTCCTGCGCTGGAGCGAGCGGCGGAGCGGCACCGGCAggcgggctggggctgcggggcgcggcggcggcgcggagaggagaggagcggagggagggagggaggcggccggcgagcgggagggagggagggaggcgggcggggggcggccggcgggaggaggaggaggaggaggaggaggcggcggcggcggctctgccCATCGCCAGGGCGGCGGCCGCCCAAGCCGGAGCCCGCCGAGACCCGCGGGGCCCTGCTCCGCTGCCGTCGctccccctcccagtcccccctccGACACCCCATGCGCGGGGGTCGCTCCGCTGGGTCTTCGGCCttggcggcggcggagggggaggaggaggcggcgcaGGACGGGCGGCTTCGGGCTCCGTCGCGGATGGAAGGTCCCCGGGTGGATGTTTGCTGAGCGGAGGCTGTGCAGTAGGCAGGGCTGGTGGGTCGGCCGGTGTTTCTgatttgcgtgtgtgtgtgtgtgtgtgagtgagtgagtgtgcgtgtgtgtgtattgtTGTGCGGCGGCACGGGCAGGACTGGCGTGTGCGGGAGCCTGGGATCGCGGCTCTGCCTCCTCTTGCAAAGCCTGATCCAGGATTATGGTCTAGGTGAAGGGAGAAGGCTCTTGCTCGCCCCAGGGGTTGATTATGCTCGGGTTTTGATTGCATTCGGGGGTTTCTGCAGCCGCGGACGCCTCCCCTTCCCCGGCGGCCCCCCTCCCTTGTTTTCCGTTAGAAACACgggcaagaaaataaatgtattcacTGGGTGTCGCAAGAGCAAAGGCTAAATAATCAAAGGTaacagcggcagcagcagcaaggcgaAGAGACCCGCACGGTATCCTGCTCCCCCGCTCCCAGACCTGCCCTCCTATTTATTGGCGagaccttcctccctccctcccggtgCGAGTGCGTTGTGCGAGTGTTTAATCCCGGGAaaagtgcagccatccagccatgGTGGTTTTTAATGGCTTGCTGAAAATCAAGATCTGCGAGGCGGTGAATCTGAAACCTACGGCGTGGTCTCTGAGGCATGCGGTGGGTCCCAGGCCACAGACCTTTTTGCTGGACCCGTACATAGCCCTCAATGTGGACGACTCCAGGATCGGGCAGACCTCAACCAAGCAAAAGACCAACAGTCCTGCTTGGAACGATGAATTTGTCACCGACGTTTGTAATGGCAGGAAGATAGAGATGGCTGTTTTCCATGATGCCCCCATCGGGTACGACGATTTTGTAGCTAACTGCACTATACAGTTTGAGGACTTGCTGCAGAACGGGAGCCGCCACTTCGAGGACTGGGTAAGTGTTCGCGCTGTAGATACATACACGTACATATGATTTTCAGTGGCATGGCTCTGCATGCAACATCTGTCTTGCAGAGCTAGGTTGCCAAGGGCATGTAATGGCTCTGGAGGCTTTTCATTATTTCTACGCTTTGTTATACTGAGATAGTCATGGTTACTGTATATCTAATGCATGTGGTCTACAGGCacgggaggaaagaaaaatatgctgaatCTAAGTAAGAGATGCATAATTACCACGTCAGTTTCTGAAATTACGTTACATAAATACAAGTCTGCTTATCTTATTGTGTTTGAAAAACCCTAACCAAATGCATCCAAACAGAACATTACCGCAAAACCCAGATCCAGCATTTAGACCGAGTTCATAATTTCAGTGTGAACGCTGTTGGTCAGCCTGGCAATGACAAGCCTTAAAAATGCAGACCTGACCTCTGATACGAGCCACTTCAGGGTCTTCGTATCACTTGAAAGCTCACTGCATCAACACTGatgctcctccttccttcccccagatGATCTACACCTTTATGCATAGAGCTAATACAATTCTTCTTGAATACCTGAAACTGATAAAAGGGTCCTGGGATTTTGGCCCCAACTAGACAAATTCTATTGCCTATATGAACAATGTATCTAACAGCTACAACATCTTAAAAGACCCAGAGGCTAACATGCCTCAGTGGGAGtacaaaaaaagctggaaaatcCTTGATCTGACATCCTCAGGTACTGTGATTTAACACGGAaatatcaaacaaacaaacaaacaaaaaaacccacaggaaacATGAATGTGCACATTTCACATTTCTGCAGGTAAACAGttaaaagttatatattttaaatacgaTATATAATAAAACGAAAGTAGCTGTCTTCTCATTTTAAATGTGCCCTGCTTGACCAGCCATCTGAAATGTGTATGctcatatttttatgtatttatttgttatggTCAAGGATAGTAGTCAGGGCAGTATTTCTTTGGCAAAGAGACAAAGAACCCAGGACCAAAGTAAAAATAGCGAGAGTTAATAGCTCTGAGTTTCATGTATTCTTTGGGTCTTCTTTACTTAATGCAGTGGTATAAAGAGATGTCAGAATGATGGAAAGGCGTGAAAGAATTAGGCTGTATTTATGCTGAATAACTTTACTGTTAAACTTTTATGTTtacaactttaaaatattttttacctcTGATACATATGTTACATTGTGATAATTAGGATCTAGATTATTCTGATGCTCTAAAAAGCTACACATTAGTAAGCTCGGATGGTAAAACTGGGTGATAGGGAGAGGAAAAATAGCCAACTCATGAAAAGACAAATGCAGCACTATTGCAGATGTCTTTTACCTGGATTGAATGATAATCCAGTTGTGGTTCTCCTGAAATCAAGGGGGGTTTCATTTTTGAGACCAGTGGGATGAGAACGTCATCACAGGTTTTTAGTGAGAGAGTAATAATTTCATATGTTCTTTTTGTGTATGGTACACGTTGCGAGTTTGTCGCCAAATCTGGAAGGACCTTGCAGGTTGCAGATGCCAAGTTTGAATTTTGGTGGGGCTGGTGTGCTGGGGTATGTCCTGGCTCTGATTTTTAAGGTGAAGTCCAACATGCAAACACGTTCCCTAGATAAATAGTGGAATTTAACAGATTGAGGCCCATTGTAAACACGATCTGGGAGGAACTACATAGCTGAATCAGATAAATGCTGTGTTTTATTGCACCAGGATTCATTGCTGTCCAGCGTTCACTGGGTGGGAGGAGACGGAG containing:
- the LOC134512863 gene encoding protein kinase C epsilon type-like; this translates as MVVFNGLLKIKICEAVNLKPTAWSLRHAVGPRPQTFLLDPYIALNVDDSRIGQTSTKQKTNSPAWNDEFVTDVCNGRKIEMAVFHDAPIGYDDFVANCTIQFEDLLQNGSRHFEDWIDLEPEGRVYVIIDLSGSSGEG